ACGGCGGCGGCGAACGAGGCGCGCGGGACGAGGCCGATCCCGGGCCAGGGCGCCGCGCTGAGGCAGACGAGGACCCCGGAGGCCAGGATCACGGCGTGCGGGACGGTGGGCTGGCGGGTCAGGACGGCGGCCTCGAAGCTGACGAGCCCGAGGAGCAGCAGGGTGAGCCCGACCCGGATCCGGGCCGCGGCCTGCGGATGCCGCCGCGACCAGCTGGCGAGCGGGCTCACGCCGTGCTCGCCGCCAGGCCGCTCTCCCAGGCCCAGGCCGCGATCTCGACCCGGTTGCGGGCGTCGAGCTTGGCCTGGACGTTGGCCAGATGGGTCTTCACGGTGGAGAGGGACACGTACAGCTCGGCGGCGATCTCGGCGTTCGTCATACCGCGGGCGAGGCAGCGTACGACGTCCACCTCGCGCTCGGTGAGCGGTTCGGCGGGGCGCCGGGCGGCCACGGCGGCGGGGGTGCGGGGGGCCATTTCGCGCAGCAGCCGCACGGTGATGGCGGGCGAGACGAGGGAGTCTCCGACGGCCGCCGCGCGGACCGCTTCAACCAGCATGGCCGGACTCGCGTCTTTGAGGAGGAAGCCCGAGGCGCCGCCGTGGAGCGCCGCGTGGACGTACTCGTCGAGGTCGAAGGTGGTGACGATGACGATGCGCGGTTTGTCGCGTCCGGCGAGTCGCCGGGTGACTTCGAGGCCGTCGAGGCGGGGCATGCGGATGTCGAGGAGGAGCACGTCGGGCCGGTGTTCCTCGACCGCGAGGAGCGCGGCCTCGCCGTCGACCACATCGGCGAGCACCTCGATGTCGGGCTGGCTCTCCAGGATCATCCGGAATCCGGTTCTGACCATCTCCTGGTCGTCCGCGATGACCACACTGATCGCCATGCCGTGCCTGCCCCACTGTCGCCCGTCGCCGCTGGACCCTTCCCATGGGACCGGGGCGCGTGTCGGACCGCAACCGCACAGCGGACCGCGGGGAGGCGACCGCGGGGCGGGGACGGCGCTGTGCCGGCCTCGCGGTACTGCGCTCGACCTTACGTACATATGGGGCGAAGGGCCTCGTCCTTCCGGCCGCATCCCGCACGGCCGGAAGGACGAGAGTCGGTGCTGGTCTGGATCTGGATCTGGATCTGGATCTGGATCTGGATCAGAGCGTGGCGGCCGCGGCGCGGATCGCGCTGGCGAAGGTGGACACCTCGCTGTAGACACCGGGGAAGCCGGGCCGGGCGCAGCCCTCGCCCCAGCTCACGATGCCGACCTGGATCCAGGCCCCGGCGTCGTCGCGCCGGAACATCGGGCCGCCGGAGTCGCCCTGGCAGGTGTCCACGCCGCCCTGGTCGAGGCCGGCGCATATCTCGTCACCGGGGACCAGGTCGCTGCCGTAGGCCGCCTGGCAGGCGGCGTCCGAGACGAAGGGGACGGTGGCCTTCATCAGGTAGCGCTGCTGGCCGCCGCCCTCGCGGGTGGCTCCCCAGCCCGCGACGGTGAAGGTGCCGTTGTTGAAGGCGGTGGTGTCGGCGATCTTGAGGGTGGGCTGGTTGATGGGCTTGGCGAGCTTGATCAGGGCCCAGTCCTTGCCCTTGCCGTTGTAGCCGGGGGCCTGGAGCACCTTGGTGGACCTGACCTTGACGGCGCTGGAGCTGTTGAGGTCGACGGACCCGGCGGTGGCGGTGATGGAGGTGTTGTTGCCGGAGCCGTCGACGCAGTGGGCGGCGGTCAGCACGATCTGCGAGCTGTAGAGGGCGCCGCCACAGCCCATGGAGAGGCGGACCATGAAGGGGAACTCACCCTGGGCCGCGCGGGTGCCGCCGACGACGGGGGTCGGGGCGGCGGTGGCGGAACCGGGCTGGAGACTGACGGCCGCGAGGGCGACCGCCGCGATGGCGAGGGTACGGCGGAGCAGGCTGAGGCTCTTCCGGGTCCGGGTCTGGGTCTGGGTCTGGGTCTGCAACACAGTCGGCACGCTGCCTTTCGTGGGGGTGGGGCGGTGCGTGTTTG
This is a stretch of genomic DNA from Streptomyces sp. NBC_00536. It encodes these proteins:
- a CDS encoding serine protease — translated: MLRRTLAIAAVALAAVSLQPGSATAAPTPVVGGTRAAQGEFPFMVRLSMGCGGALYSSQIVLTAAHCVDGSGNNTSITATAGSVDLNSSSAVKVRSTKVLQAPGYNGKGKDWALIKLAKPINQPTLKIADTTAFNNGTFTVAGWGATREGGGQQRYLMKATVPFVSDAACQAAYGSDLVPGDEICAGLDQGGVDTCQGDSGGPMFRRDDAGAWIQVGIVSWGEGCARPGFPGVYSEVSTFASAIRAAAATL
- a CDS encoding response regulator transcription factor, translated to MAISVVIADDQEMVRTGFRMILESQPDIEVLADVVDGEAALLAVEEHRPDVLLLDIRMPRLDGLEVTRRLAGRDKPRIVIVTTFDLDEYVHAALHGGASGFLLKDASPAMLVEAVRAAAVGDSLVSPAITVRLLREMAPRTPAAVAARRPAEPLTEREVDVVRCLARGMTNAEIAAELYVSLSTVKTHLANVQAKLDARNRVEIAAWAWESGLAASTA